A window from Leifsonia shinshuensis encodes these proteins:
- a CDS encoding F0F1 ATP synthase subunit delta: MGSATREALARSVSALADLGSKADLATAEDLFAAGRVVADSAQLRAVLSDPTADPAAKATLVKRVFVSLPADTVALLGVIVAQRWSSHDDLLAAIEELGIRAIAASAPRDVDIVAELFAFGGAVTSDAQLELALRSKLASTESKVALVERLLAGRSSQQTTAIVRQLVQQPRGRSIRESLRAAARVVASQDRLTIATVYTAAPLPEAQTERLRSALSATYGDLKINQVVDPSIIGGLRVQIGDDVIDGSIASRLAELRLQLAG; the protein is encoded by the coding sequence ATGGGAAGCGCCACCAGAGAAGCATTGGCCCGGTCCGTGTCGGCACTCGCCGACCTGGGATCCAAGGCCGATCTGGCGACGGCTGAGGACCTGTTCGCCGCAGGACGGGTCGTCGCCGACTCGGCCCAGCTCCGAGCCGTCCTCAGCGACCCCACGGCCGACCCGGCGGCGAAGGCGACGCTCGTGAAGCGCGTCTTCGTCTCGCTGCCGGCGGACACCGTCGCGCTGCTCGGCGTCATCGTCGCGCAGCGCTGGTCGTCGCACGACGACCTGCTCGCCGCGATCGAGGAGCTCGGGATCCGCGCGATCGCCGCCTCGGCGCCGCGCGACGTCGACATCGTGGCCGAGCTGTTCGCCTTCGGAGGCGCCGTGACCTCCGATGCGCAGCTCGAACTCGCCCTGCGCAGCAAGCTCGCCTCGACGGAGTCGAAGGTCGCCCTGGTCGAGCGCCTGCTCGCCGGGCGCTCCTCGCAGCAGACGACCGCGATCGTGCGCCAGCTCGTCCAGCAGCCCCGCGGCCGCAGCATCCGCGAGTCGCTCCGTGCCGCAGCGCGCGTCGTGGCCTCGCAGGACCGCCTGACGATTGCGACGGTCTACACGGCGGCTCCGCTGCCCGAGGCCCAGACCGAGCGGCTGCGCTCCGCGCTCAGTGCCACCTACGGCGACCTGAAGATCAACCAGGTCGTCGACCCCTCGATCATCGGCGGATTGCGCGTGCAGATCGGTGACGACGTCATCGATGGAAGCATCGCGTCGCGTCTCGCCGAACTCCGGCTTCAGCTGGCGGGCTGA